One Bradyrhizobium sp. ISRA464 genomic window carries:
- a CDS encoding ABC transporter ATP-binding protein translates to MSLLVTLDHVHKLHRLGDQAVHALSDVCLEIDRGDFVAVVGPSGSGKSTLLSILGCLDQPTRGRYLLHGESVFAQSKSRLSELRNRRIGIVFQNFNLLPRLTALENVALPLFYRREPLRNPAAKARAVLEEVGLGARMHHMPSQLSGGEQQRVAIARAIVNGPDLLLADEPTGALDTSTRDAILALLRELQRAALTVVLVTHDPEVAGCARRTIRLRDGVVVGDSGRCDSA, encoded by the coding sequence ATGAGCCTGCTCGTCACACTCGATCACGTCCACAAGCTGCACCGGCTCGGTGACCAAGCCGTTCACGCATTATCGGATGTCTGTCTGGAGATCGATCGCGGGGATTTCGTCGCCGTCGTGGGTCCGTCTGGATCGGGAAAATCGACCTTGCTGTCGATCCTGGGCTGCCTCGACCAACCCACGCGCGGGCGGTACCTTCTCCACGGCGAAAGTGTGTTTGCGCAGTCGAAAAGCCGCTTGAGCGAGCTGCGAAATCGGCGCATCGGCATCGTCTTTCAAAACTTCAATTTGCTACCGCGCCTGACCGCGCTCGAGAATGTCGCGTTACCGCTGTTCTATCGACGCGAACCGCTGCGGAATCCGGCTGCGAAGGCGCGTGCTGTCCTCGAAGAGGTCGGTCTCGGCGCCCGGATGCACCATATGCCTTCCCAGCTCTCGGGGGGCGAGCAGCAGCGTGTTGCAATCGCACGGGCGATCGTCAACGGTCCCGACCTTCTCTTGGCCGACGAGCCGACCGGGGCGCTGGACACAAGCACGCGCGATGCCATTCTCGCGCTCCTCCGCGAGCTGCAGCGCGCCGCGCTTACCGTCGTGCTTGTGACCCACGACCCCGAGGTCGCGGGCTGCGCGCGGCGCACGATCCGGCTTCGGGACGGCGTCGTCGTTGGCGACTCGGGACGTTGCGACAGCGCATGA
- a CDS encoding efflux RND transporter periplasmic adaptor subunit, with product MRVALGVVAIAVTYPLWAPDNSVSAIGDDRDELRYVSIARDNVVQNVTASGTLEAVDTVEVSSQLSGQVAKLMADHNSRVRAGEPLAALDSATFEVQVREAEAALAIALAQHEEAKAAVEGAQARHDDALRDLQIKSTLSRNGSVSQRDAERAQMAARSHASEVSAAKAGEQMRAAGVMAARASLERARLDLERSTIKSPIDGVVIRRSVELGQTVAASLQAPTLFTIARDLSDMRVSASVSEADIGAVRTGQRALFSVDSYPGRAFEGRVLEIRKAAQMVQNVVTYTVMISAPNPDGLLLPGMTADVHIVVQERQDVMVVPNAALSFRPTHDRPDNPAPGKGVIWVRAKSGHLAPAVVSLGATGDSLTQIMSPDLKIGERVAIGYRSKP from the coding sequence GTGCGTGTAGCGCTGGGAGTTGTGGCGATTGCGGTCACTTATCCGCTGTGGGCCCCGGACAATTCGGTCTCCGCAATCGGGGACGATCGCGACGAGTTGCGCTATGTCAGCATCGCCCGCGACAACGTCGTTCAGAATGTCACCGCCTCCGGAACGCTCGAAGCGGTTGACACGGTCGAGGTCAGCTCCCAGCTGTCGGGTCAGGTCGCGAAACTGATGGCTGACCACAATTCCCGCGTCAGGGCCGGCGAGCCGCTCGCCGCGCTCGACAGCGCGACGTTTGAAGTCCAGGTCAGGGAAGCGGAAGCCGCGTTGGCGATCGCGCTGGCCCAGCACGAGGAGGCCAAGGCCGCCGTCGAGGGCGCACAGGCGCGCCACGATGACGCCCTGCGCGATCTTCAGATCAAGAGCACGCTCAGCAGGAACGGCAGTGTTTCGCAGCGCGACGCCGAGCGCGCACAGATGGCGGCCCGGTCGCACGCCTCGGAAGTGTCCGCCGCCAAGGCAGGCGAGCAGATGCGGGCGGCCGGAGTCATGGCTGCGCGCGCTTCGCTCGAACGGGCGCGGCTCGATCTGGAACGAAGCACCATCAAGTCTCCGATCGATGGGGTTGTCATTCGACGGAGCGTGGAGCTTGGCCAAACGGTGGCTGCGAGCCTGCAGGCGCCGACATTGTTCACGATCGCGCGCGATCTTTCGGACATGCGCGTTAGTGCATCCGTCAGCGAGGCCGATATCGGCGCCGTCCGAACCGGGCAGCGCGCCTTGTTCAGCGTCGATTCCTATCCAGGCCGCGCGTTCGAAGGTCGCGTGCTTGAGATCCGAAAGGCGGCACAGATGGTGCAAAACGTGGTGACCTATACAGTGATGATTTCGGCGCCCAACCCCGATGGCTTGTTGCTTCCGGGGATGACGGCTGACGTCCACATCGTGGTTCAGGAGCGACAGGACGTGATGGTCGTTCCCAACGCTGCGCTGAGTTTTCGGCCGACCCACGACCGTCCAGACAATCCCGCCCCCGGTAAGGGCGTGATCTGGGTCCGCGCCAAGTCGGGCCATCTGGCGCCTGCGGTCGTGTCATTGGGCGCTACCGGGGATTCACTGACCCAGATCATGTCGCCAGATCTCAAAATCGGCGAGCGGGTCGCCATCGGTTACCGGAGTAAACCCTGA
- a CDS encoding HAMP domain-containing sensor histidine kinase, which translates to MRSLWSRLLALWIMLVLSGAATAYLLFESFQQTADARVARSEELAARACRDIADRYQFFVSGWSGGRIDDRLKQELTTLVQVALSSATGVEGGIWQADAGSLAYAFPSYEGTGPKTDLPAAELNTIRDVNAEALRSGRPAGLRKPARSQVLLVHACPLRGPLPSTTAWTMTRTFTAEGPAYTQLLTGLLVLALTIFGSAIWLARVLFSWSRKIAVLEQALGKSESGSVDLPKLPRTGEQELDRLVDALNQTGERLALERRRASTAERLAAVGRLSAGLAHEIRNPIAAMRLKAENALAASDDARKKTALEAILKQVARLDALLRNLLQMTQAGELKPTDVDLASFLQATIEPHQELAAANGLSLGAETPEPSNPIPRFDPFQMQRALDNLILNAIQNTSPGGRIVVDAVRRKDKLLLCVTDNGAGVSEEMRERLFEPFATARTEGTGLGLAIVREIARAHRGEARLAHTDRGAKFEIEVPWQTS; encoded by the coding sequence ATGCGGTCTCTTTGGTCGCGACTGCTAGCACTCTGGATCATGCTGGTCCTGTCGGGAGCGGCGACCGCCTATCTCCTGTTCGAGTCCTTTCAGCAGACAGCGGACGCGCGCGTTGCGCGCTCGGAGGAGTTGGCCGCACGGGCCTGTCGGGACATCGCCGACCGCTACCAATTCTTCGTTTCCGGTTGGAGCGGCGGGCGGATCGACGATCGGCTGAAGCAGGAGCTAACAACACTGGTTCAGGTCGCGCTCTCCAGCGCTACCGGCGTCGAGGGCGGCATCTGGCAAGCCGATGCGGGCTCGCTCGCCTACGCCTTCCCTTCCTACGAGGGTACAGGTCCGAAGACCGATCTTCCGGCCGCGGAGCTGAACACGATCCGCGACGTCAACGCCGAAGCCTTGCGTTCGGGGCGGCCGGCCGGCCTGCGGAAGCCGGCGCGATCGCAAGTCCTGCTGGTGCACGCCTGCCCGCTGCGCGGACCGCTGCCGAGCACCACGGCCTGGACCATGACGCGCACCTTCACAGCCGAGGGGCCCGCGTATACTCAACTGCTGACTGGACTGCTTGTGCTTGCACTCACCATCTTCGGCTCGGCGATCTGGCTCGCACGTGTGCTGTTCTCTTGGTCGCGGAAGATCGCGGTGCTGGAGCAGGCGTTGGGCAAGAGCGAAAGCGGGTCGGTCGACCTTCCAAAGCTTCCGCGTACGGGCGAGCAGGAGCTCGACCGGCTGGTCGATGCGTTGAATCAAACCGGCGAACGGCTCGCGCTGGAGCGGCGCCGCGCAAGCACAGCCGAACGTCTCGCGGCCGTCGGGCGGCTGTCGGCAGGGCTTGCTCACGAGATCCGCAACCCCATCGCGGCGATGCGGCTCAAGGCGGAAAACGCACTTGCCGCAAGCGATGACGCTCGCAAGAAAACTGCTCTGGAAGCGATCCTCAAGCAGGTCGCGCGGCTGGACGCGCTGCTGCGTAATCTGTTGCAGATGACCCAGGCTGGCGAGCTCAAGCCGACGGATGTCGACCTTGCTTCGTTCCTGCAAGCAACGATCGAGCCTCACCAGGAGCTGGCGGCGGCCAACGGCTTGTCGCTCGGGGCTGAAACTCCGGAGCCGAGCAACCCAATACCTCGCTTTGACCCGTTCCAGATGCAGCGGGCCCTCGACAATCTGATCCTGAACGCGATCCAGAATACGTCCCCCGGCGGACGCATCGTCGTGGATGCCGTGCGACGGAAGGACAAGTTGCTGCTATGCGTGACCGACAACGGTGCAGGCGTGAGCGAGGAGATGCGCGAGCGCCTGTTCGAGCCCTTCGCAACGGCGCGCACCGAGGGGACTGGGCTCGGACTTGCCATCGTGCGAGAAATCGCGCGTGCTCACCGCGGGGAAGCACGCCTTGCGCACACCGACCGCGGCGCGAAGTTTGAGATCGAGGTGCCATGGCAAACGTCCTGA
- a CDS encoding sigma-54 dependent transcriptional regulator, which translates to MANVLIVDDDPALREGLVEALSDLGHTPQTASSGREGLAALSETVDAVLLDLKMPGMDGIEVLRRIRAQENPPAVVVLTAFASAENTIEAMRLGAFDHLTKPIGRDELKTLLERLPSRRRPIAAASKGSLDTLIGPSEGMRRVQKAIGLAADSQATVLILGETGTGKELVARALHVHSQRKDGPFIAVNCAAIPPDLLESELFGHVKGSFTGATSDRSGAFRDADNGTLFLDEIGDMPLAMQAKILRVLQERMMTPVGGRPVRTTARVVTATHRDLPKLVAAGEFREDLYYRLNVVPIAIPPLRERSSDIVPLAEHFVSLLVSSEQPVKQLGSGAIDKLRRYSWPGNVRQLRNVIERACVLTRSHTIDADDIDTSAGEIRPVATALPGSDLPAAVAQLEEAMIREALDACGGNRTEAARRLNINRQLLYTKMQRYGLTGSDASGNPTSAVGKDDG; encoded by the coding sequence ATGGCAAACGTCCTGATTGTCGATGATGACCCTGCCTTGCGCGAGGGCCTCGTCGAGGCATTGAGCGACCTCGGCCACACGCCGCAAACGGCTTCCTCGGGGCGCGAAGGCCTCGCCGCGCTGTCCGAGACAGTGGACGCGGTGCTGCTCGATCTCAAGATGCCAGGCATGGATGGCATCGAGGTGCTGCGCCGCATCCGCGCGCAGGAGAACCCGCCCGCGGTGGTGGTGCTGACCGCGTTTGCGAGCGCCGAAAACACCATCGAGGCCATGCGGCTCGGCGCCTTCGACCATCTCACCAAGCCGATCGGACGCGATGAGTTGAAGACCCTGCTGGAGCGCCTGCCCTCACGGCGACGGCCGATCGCGGCGGCAAGCAAGGGCAGCCTCGATACCCTGATCGGACCGAGCGAGGGCATGCGGCGTGTGCAGAAGGCGATCGGGCTTGCCGCCGACAGCCAGGCGACGGTGCTCATCCTCGGCGAAACCGGAACCGGCAAGGAGCTGGTGGCGCGCGCACTGCACGTGCACAGCCAGCGCAAGGACGGGCCCTTCATCGCCGTCAACTGCGCTGCGATCCCGCCGGACCTGCTCGAAAGCGAACTGTTCGGGCATGTGAAGGGCTCGTTCACCGGTGCGACCAGCGACCGCTCCGGCGCCTTCCGCGACGCCGACAACGGCACGCTGTTTCTCGACGAGATCGGCGATATGCCGCTTGCGATGCAGGCGAAGATCCTGCGGGTGCTGCAGGAGCGGATGATGACGCCGGTCGGTGGCAGGCCGGTCCGGACCACCGCGCGGGTCGTTACCGCAACTCACCGCGACTTGCCAAAGCTTGTGGCGGCCGGCGAGTTTCGCGAAGACCTCTACTATCGCCTCAATGTCGTTCCCATCGCGATCCCGCCGCTGCGCGAGCGGTCATCCGATATCGTGCCGCTCGCCGAGCACTTCGTTTCGCTGTTGGTCTCTTCGGAACAACCGGTCAAACAGCTCGGTAGCGGCGCGATCGACAAACTCAGGCGTTACAGCTGGCCCGGCAATGTCAGGCAATTGCGCAATGTCATCGAACGGGCCTGTGTGCTGACCAGAAGCCATACCATCGACGCGGACGATATCGACACCAGCGCCGGGGAAATTCGCCCGGTTGCGACCGCGCTTCCCGGGAGCGATTTGCCGGCGGCGGTCGCCCAGCTTGAGGAAGCGATGATCCGCGAGGCGCTGGACGCCTGCGGCGGGAACCGCACCGAGGCGGCGCGGCGTCTCAACATCAACCGCCAGCTTCTCTACACCAAGATGCAGCGTTACGGCCTGACCGGCAGCGATGCGTCAGGAAATCCGACATCCGCCGTCGGAAAAGACGACGGCTAA
- a CDS encoding MFS transporter — translation MSSDSKSRQRANRALDAANFFLADVRDGLGPYLAIYLLTEQKWDEASIGMVMSIASFAGIVAQTPAGALVDTTKAKRQLMICAALIVTIASLTLPLCPGFWPVAVSQGIAHAAGVMFPPAIAAVSLGVVGRRAFTARIGRNESFNHAGNAMAATIAGGTAYFFGPQVVFYLLAVMAIASLVSVLAIPEDAIDHDLARGLHGRSLDRALERPSGLGILLTCRPLLIFAVCVTLFHLSNAAMLPLVGQKLALQDKDLGTSLMSACITVAQFVMVPMAMLVGARADRWGHKRFFLAALLILPLRGALYTLSDNEAWLVGVQLLDGIGAGIFGAIFPVIVADLTRDTGRFNVAQGAIITAQSIGAALSTTLAGLVVVKAGYSAAFLTLGAIAASGFGVCWFALPETRAQSGMGTSRLTRRAPSASGIAAG, via the coding sequence ATGTCCAGCGATTCGAAATCAAGGCAACGCGCCAACCGCGCCCTCGATGCCGCCAACTTCTTCCTGGCCGATGTGCGCGACGGGCTCGGGCCCTATCTCGCCATCTATCTCCTGACCGAGCAGAAATGGGACGAAGCCAGCATCGGCATGGTTATGTCGATCGCAAGCTTTGCCGGCATCGTTGCGCAGACGCCGGCCGGCGCCCTGGTCGATACGACAAAGGCAAAACGTCAATTGATGATCTGCGCGGCGCTGATTGTCACTATCGCCTCTCTGACCTTGCCGCTTTGTCCGGGCTTCTGGCCCGTTGCGGTATCGCAAGGTATCGCGCATGCCGCGGGCGTGATGTTTCCGCCGGCGATAGCTGCGGTGTCGCTCGGCGTCGTGGGCCGTCGCGCCTTCACTGCCCGCATCGGCCGCAACGAAAGCTTCAACCACGCCGGCAATGCGATGGCCGCGACGATTGCGGGCGGCACAGCCTACTTCTTCGGCCCTCAGGTCGTCTTCTACCTTCTTGCGGTTATGGCGATCGCAAGTCTCGTCAGCGTGCTGGCGATCCCGGAAGACGCGATCGACCATGACCTCGCACGCGGGCTGCACGGGAGAAGCCTGGACAGAGCCCTGGAGCGCCCGTCAGGCCTGGGTATCCTCCTGACTTGCCGCCCGCTTCTCATTTTTGCGGTTTGCGTGACGCTGTTTCATCTCTCGAATGCGGCGATGCTTCCGCTGGTCGGGCAAAAGCTGGCGCTGCAGGACAAGGATCTCGGCACCAGCCTGATGTCGGCCTGCATCACCGTTGCCCAATTCGTCATGGTGCCGATGGCGATGTTGGTGGGCGCGCGCGCCGACCGATGGGGGCACAAACGCTTCTTCCTCGCCGCGCTTCTGATCCTGCCCCTTCGCGGCGCCCTCTATACACTGTCCGACAACGAGGCCTGGCTCGTCGGCGTGCAGCTTCTCGACGGTATCGGCGCCGGCATCTTCGGCGCGATCTTTCCCGTGATCGTGGCCGATCTGACGCGCGACACCGGGCGCTTCAATGTCGCGCAAGGCGCGATCATCACGGCGCAAAGCATCGGCGCGGCGCTGTCCACCACGCTCGCAGGCCTTGTCGTCGTCAAAGCGGGCTATAGCGCAGCCTTCCTCACGCTCGGCGCCATCGCGGCGAGCGGCTTTGGAGTGTGCTGGTTCGCATTGCCCGAGACGCGCGCGCAGTCCGGTATGGGTACAAGCCGACTGACGCGGAGAGCCCCATCGGCTTCCGGCATCGCTGCAGGATGA
- a CDS encoding arsenic transporter, which translates to MPPHESLLTLSIIVPATAGVIIRPFRLSEAIWAVGGAVALMICNVLTTREALHGVAKGLDVYFFLIGMMLTAELARCEGLFDYLAAFAVEHARGSPQRLFLLVYAVGILVTVLLSNDATAIVLTPAVYTATRAAGANPLPYLFACAFIANAASFVLPISNPANLVVFGERMPHLFEWLHRFALPSIAAIAMTYVVLHLTQRRALAKDDIESRVPHPRLGRGGKLTAIGIAAIGVVLLTASALDVPLGLPTFICGAVTAAAVLAINRQSPWPVMRGTSWSVLPLVAGLFVMVEALVKTGAIGHLSALLQAGIERSPSHAAWGAGLVTSIADNIANNLPVGLVASSVAANDHLPPSVLSAMLIGVDLGPNLSVTGSLATILWLVALRREKIDVTAWRFLKIGALVTPPALLAALAAAIM; encoded by the coding sequence ATGCCGCCGCACGAATCGCTTCTGACCTTGAGCATCATTGTCCCGGCAACCGCCGGCGTCATCATCAGGCCATTTCGCTTGTCCGAGGCGATCTGGGCTGTCGGGGGCGCCGTCGCGCTGATGATTTGCAACGTCCTGACCACACGCGAAGCGCTGCACGGCGTCGCCAAGGGTCTCGACGTCTATTTCTTCCTGATCGGCATGATGCTCACCGCGGAACTTGCGCGGTGCGAAGGTCTCTTCGACTATCTGGCCGCGTTCGCGGTCGAACATGCCCGTGGCTCGCCACAGCGATTGTTTCTTTTGGTCTACGCCGTCGGCATTCTCGTCACCGTCCTCCTTTCCAATGATGCCACCGCCATCGTGCTGACGCCCGCGGTCTATACCGCGACCCGCGCCGCCGGCGCGAATCCCCTGCCCTATCTCTTCGCGTGCGCCTTCATCGCCAACGCCGCGAGTTTTGTGCTGCCGATCTCCAATCCCGCCAACCTGGTCGTGTTCGGCGAGCGTATGCCCCATCTGTTCGAATGGCTGCACCGATTCGCGCTGCCTTCGATTGCCGCGATTGCGATGACCTATGTCGTGCTTCACCTGACACAGCGCCGTGCGCTCGCCAAGGACGACATCGAGAGCCGTGTACCGCATCCCAGGCTCGGCCGCGGCGGCAAACTCACCGCAATCGGCATCGCCGCGATCGGCGTCGTGCTGCTGACGGCTTCGGCACTCGACGTGCCATTGGGATTGCCGACTTTCATTTGCGGTGCTGTTACGGCCGCGGCCGTGCTCGCTATTAACCGCCAGTCGCCCTGGCCGGTGATGAGAGGCACTTCCTGGAGCGTGTTGCCATTGGTCGCTGGATTGTTCGTGATGGTGGAAGCACTGGTGAAGACCGGCGCGATCGGCCATCTCAGCGCGCTTTTACAAGCGGGGATCGAAAGATCGCCGAGCCACGCCGCCTGGGGCGCCGGCCTCGTCACCTCGATCGCCGACAACATCGCGAACAACCTTCCCGTGGGCCTGGTGGCGAGCTCTGTCGCGGCCAACGACCACCTCCCTCCATCGGTGCTAAGCGCGATGTTGATCGGAGTCGATCTTGGACCCAATCTCTCGGTGACCGGGTCGCTGGCGACGATCCTGTGGCTGGTGGCGCTGCGGCGGGAAAAGATCGACGTCACCGCATGGCGATTCTTGAAAATTGGCGCGCTGGTGACGCCGCCCGCATTGCTCGCGGCGCTTGCTGCAGCGATCATGTGA
- a CDS encoding adenylate/guanylate cyclase domain-containing protein, translating into MNAPPNTDSAARDSDNDVVHWLANETRDERFIDNIFAELCVRLQRAGIPIKRASLHLLILHPQWLGARVLWADGMQEAAITRVDYDVRQRSEYIGSPVEEIQGGAAEIRENLERDPALGRKHSVYDELRSKGLTDYVAWPMYHTLGKRHAVAFSTDRPGGFDDAHIAGLQRLMPILALVSEIRMKNRLARTLLETYVGSHAGELILAGATRRGSGTTVHAAIMICDLRDFTRISDSWPRDDVIGLLNDYFDAMSEPIARHGGEILKFMGDGLLAIFPLSQPSACANLLHAVTEARQAMAALNEKSRESGGAPLNFGIGVHVGDVMYGNIGSRTRLDFTVIGPAVNMASRLETLTKQLGRTVLLSRAFADMVANDFDLERVGEFPVRGFSDPIELFAY; encoded by the coding sequence ATGAACGCGCCGCCAAACACCGATTCCGCCGCCAGGGATTCAGACAACGACGTCGTGCACTGGCTGGCGAATGAGACGCGCGACGAGCGCTTCATCGACAATATCTTCGCCGAGCTGTGCGTGCGGCTTCAGCGCGCGGGAATTCCGATCAAGCGGGCATCCCTCCATCTCCTGATCCTGCACCCCCAATGGCTCGGCGCCCGAGTCTTGTGGGCCGACGGGATGCAGGAGGCCGCAATTACGCGGGTCGACTACGACGTCAGGCAGCGATCCGAATATATCGGCAGTCCGGTGGAGGAGATCCAGGGCGGCGCCGCCGAGATACGCGAGAATCTCGAACGCGATCCCGCGCTGGGCCGCAAGCATAGCGTCTATGACGAGTTGCGGTCGAAGGGCCTGACCGATTATGTGGCGTGGCCGATGTACCATACGCTCGGCAAGCGGCATGCGGTGGCCTTCTCAACCGACCGGCCCGGCGGCTTCGACGACGCACATATCGCGGGCCTGCAGCGGCTGATGCCGATCCTGGCGCTGGTCAGCGAAATTCGCATGAAGAACCGGCTGGCACGCACGCTCTTGGAAACCTATGTCGGGTCGCATGCGGGCGAGCTCATCCTGGCCGGCGCCACCCGCCGCGGCAGCGGAACGACGGTGCATGCCGCGATCATGATCTGCGATCTGCGCGACTTCACCCGGATCTCGGACAGCTGGCCGCGCGACGACGTCATCGGTCTGCTGAACGACTATTTCGACGCGATGTCGGAGCCGATTGCGCGGCACGGCGGCGAGATCCTGAAGTTCATGGGCGACGGTCTGCTCGCCATCTTTCCGCTCAGCCAGCCGTCGGCCTGTGCAAACCTGCTGCATGCCGTGACCGAGGCGCGTCAGGCCATGGCCGCCCTGAACGAGAAGAGCCGGGAGAGCGGTGGGGCCCCGTTGAACTTCGGCATCGGCGTCCACGTCGGAGACGTCATGTACGGCAACATCGGCTCGCGCACGCGGCTCGACTTCACCGTCATTGGGCCCGCGGTCAATATGGCTTCGCGCCTCGAAACCCTCACCAAGCAGTTGGGACGGACGGTGCTGCTGTCCCGCGCGTTCGCCGACATGGTCGCAAACGATTTCGATCTCGAACGCGTCGGCGAATTTCCGGTGCGCGGCTTCAGCGACCCGATCGAGCTGTTTGCGTATTAG
- a CDS encoding IS630 family transposase (programmed frameshift), which translates to MGQPIAVRTDFAAVELRRLARRAKDSDQVRRLLAIAAVLDGASRAEAAKVGGMDRQTLRDWVIRFNEQGPDGLINVPAPGAPAKLNTEHRAFLARIVDEGPTPPIHGVVRWRACDLIMRLHEEFGISVSDDTVYRALKDLGFSHVSARPRAYKQDPEAIEAFKKNSTLAWRKSAAAAPDTPVEVWFQDEMRVGQKNKLTYRWARKGSRPRAAHDQRTQSTYLFGAVCPELGTGAALVLPFCNSEAMQLHLNEIASKVSPGAHAIVILDQAGWHGAKELKIPHNISLMPLPPRSPELNSQENIWQFMRQNWLSNRVFKSYDNIVDHCCYAWNTLIDQPWKIMSIALRDWAYIGRSI; encoded by the exons ATGGGCCAGCCGATTGCGGTTCGAACGGATTTTGCAGCGGTTGAGCTGCGCCGGCTGGCGCGGCGGGCGAAGGACAGCGATCAGGTCCGGCGCCTTCTGGCGATCGCTGCGGTGCTCGATGGCGCATCGCGGGCGGAGGCCGCCAAGGTCGGCGGGATGGACCGGCAGACGCTTCGCGACTGGGTGATCCGATTCAACGAGCAAGGGCCTGATGGTCTGATCAATGTTCCCGCGCCAGGCGCGCCGGCGAAGCTCAACACGGAGCACCGGGCGTTTCTGGCGCGGATCGTGGACGAAGGGCCGACCCCGCCCATCCATGGCGTGGTGCGCTGGCGGGCCTGTGACCTGATCATGCGGCTGCATGAGGAGTTCGGCATCTCGGTGTCAGACGATACGGTCTATCGAGCCCTCAAGGACCTCGGCTTCTCACACGTCAGCGCGCGGCCGAGAGCGTACAAGCAGGATCCCGAGGCGATCGAGGCATTTAAAAAAAATTCCACGCTCGCGTGGAGGAAATCCGCAGCAGCC GCGCCGGACACGCCGGTAGAGGTGTGGTTTCAGGATGAGATGCGGGTGGGGCAGAAGAACAAGCTCACCTATCGCTGGGCTAGAAAGGGATCGCGGCCGCGGGCCGCTCACGACCAGCGCACGCAATCGACCTACCTGTTCGGTGCCGTGTGCCCGGAGCTCGGAACCGGCGCGGCACTGGTTCTGCCCTTCTGCAACAGCGAGGCCATGCAGCTTCATCTCAACGAAATCGCAAGCAAGGTCAGCCCTGGCGCCCACGCCATCGTCATCCTCGATCAGGCCGGGTGGCACGGAGCGAAGGAGCTGAAGATCCCGCACAACATCTCGCTGATGCCGTTGCCGCCGCGTTCGCCCGAGCTGAACAGCCAGGAGAATATCTGGCAGTTCATGCGCCAAAATTGGCTGTCAAACCGCGTCTTCAAATCCTATGACAACATCGTCGATCACTGCTGTTACGCCTGGAACACTCTCATCGATCAGCCGTGGAAGATCATGTCAATCGCGCTCCGCGATTGGGCCTACATCGGTCGATCAATTTGA
- a CDS encoding AraC family transcriptional regulator, producing the protein MDWLSRLFEMMPVRGRLDLRCSYGAPWRIDQGPGEPNEIPYHAVLAGSALLENPAGGRPLQLKPGDILLLPGNPRHVIHDGSGAAPLPARNRASLNFTISENLGSDERLDLLCGHFAIAPPHDRLLRNYLPPYLIVRAGAHSGERDTAAQLASLVSLMRSETADDRLGGRAMLNALSTAMFALALRLASETDDAPRGLLAMAGHPRLAPAVAALFNEPARAWSLPDLARLCNMSRATLARQFQEKLGRSAADLLTDIRMTLAANELRRSSLSTGAVAELVGYQSEAAFQRAFKGHMGVTPAQWRKTQEPSGREVFARPAGSTVATLAETSASAPSAKHRPARKGAASSLANDDG; encoded by the coding sequence ATGGATTGGCTCAGCCGGCTGTTCGAGATGATGCCGGTGCGTGGCCGGCTCGATCTGCGCTGCTCCTACGGCGCGCCCTGGCGTATCGACCAGGGGCCGGGCGAGCCGAATGAAATCCCGTATCACGCGGTGCTCGCCGGCTCCGCGCTGCTGGAAAACCCGGCGGGAGGCCGGCCGCTGCAGCTCAAGCCCGGCGACATCCTGCTGCTTCCCGGCAATCCCCGTCACGTCATACATGACGGCAGTGGGGCTGCGCCGCTGCCGGCCCGCAACCGTGCGTCCCTCAACTTCACGATCAGTGAAAACCTCGGCTCGGACGAGCGGCTCGATCTGCTCTGCGGACATTTCGCGATCGCGCCGCCGCATGATCGCCTCCTCCGCAACTATCTGCCGCCATATCTGATCGTTCGCGCCGGTGCTCATTCCGGAGAGAGGGATACGGCGGCGCAGCTCGCGAGCCTCGTCTCGCTGATGCGCAGCGAGACGGCGGACGATCGGCTGGGCGGACGCGCGATGCTGAACGCGCTGTCGACGGCGATGTTCGCGCTTGCGCTGCGCCTTGCCAGCGAGACCGATGATGCGCCGCGCGGTCTTCTGGCGATGGCCGGGCATCCGCGCCTGGCGCCGGCGGTGGCTGCTCTGTTCAACGAGCCGGCGCGCGCATGGTCGCTGCCGGACCTTGCGCGTCTCTGCAACATGTCGCGCGCGACGCTCGCTCGCCAATTCCAGGAGAAGCTCGGGCGATCGGCCGCCGATCTCCTGACCGATATCCGGATGACCCTGGCCGCGAACGAGCTGAGACGATCATCCCTCTCTACGGGAGCCGTGGCTGAGTTGGTCGGGTATCAATCGGAAGCGGCTTTCCAGCGCGCCTTCAAGGGCCATATGGGGGTCACTCCCGCGCAGTGGCGCAAGACACAGGAGCCATCAGGCCGGGAGGTGTTCGCGAGGCCTGCGGGCTCCACCGTTGCAACGCTTGCAGAGACGTCCGCCTCGGCACCTTCTGCGAAGCACAGGCCCGCAAGGAAGGGCGCTGCCTCCTCGCTGGCCAATGACGATGGGTGA